A region of the Chryseobacterium cucumeris genome:
AGTAGACGGTGGTGCTTCTGCAAGTGATCTTCTGATGCAGATCCAGTCTGACTTATTCGGATTTAAAATAACAAGACCAAAAACATTGGAAACTACCGCCCTTGGTGCAGCCTACCTTGCAGGGCTTGCAGTAGGATACTGGAAAAGTATTGACGAAATCCAGGAACAATGGATTGTAGACAAAGACTTCCATCCTCAATTAAACAGAGAACAAGTGGATAAAATGACCCACTTCTGGAAGAAAGCAGTAAAAAGCGCTCAAAGCTGGATAGAAGATTAACTCACTCATCAAAAAAACTTATATGACCCCATTTATTGCAGAAGTTATCGGAACGATGCTTCTTATATTGTTAGGCAACGGTGTTGTAGCCAATGTTGTCTTAAAAGATACGAAAGGAAATAATTCCGGATGGATTGTTATTACTACCGCATGGGCACTGGCCGTATTTGTGGGAGTAACCGTTGCTGGGCCAATAAGTGGGGCCCATCTGAATCCGGCTGTAACCATTGGTCTTGCGACTGCAGGAAAGTTTGCATGGGACCTGGTTCCCTCTTATATTGCAGCGCAAATGATTGGAGGAATGCTGGGTGCATTTCTGGTATGGCTGTTTCATAAAGACCATTTTGCGATTACGGAAGATGAAGGAGCAAAACTGGCATGTTTCAGTACAGGCCCGGCTATCAGAAAAACATCTTCCAATCTTATCAGTGAGATCATAGGAACGTTTGTACTGGTCTTCTGTGTCTTCTACTTTGCAGATCCAAGTATTTCTTTACAGGCAGACCCAACCGCTAAAGTAGGATTGGGTTCTATTGGAGCCATTCCTGTTACGTTTGTAGTGTGGGCAATAGGCTTATCTCTGGGAGGAACTACAGGCTATGCCATTAACCCGGCACGAGATCTTGCACCAAGAATTATGCATGCCATCTTACCTGTAAAAGGAAGCAGTGACTGGGGCTATGCGTGGATTCCTGTAGTAGGTCCGGTTACCGGAGCGATTATCGCAGCAGTATTATATGGATTTTTAAAATAAAACACATGATGAAAAAAATCTTAAAAGGGATTTTCCTTCTTGTTTTAGGGACAGGAAAGCTATTTTCACAGGAAAGTGCTGAAGCCACGGAATCCAAAGAAGGAAGACTTGATTTTACGGCCAACATTCAGAACAATCATTTATGGAGAGGCCTTATTATTACTGATAAGCCTGTTGTAATGGGAAACCTGTCGTATGCCCTGGATGCAGAGAAAAAATGGAAGGTAGGAATCTGGGGAGCATCTGCACTGGCGGATGATAAAGACAACACCCATTATAAAGAGATCAATTATTATATTCAATATTCTGACGGAAGTTTTTATATTGGGCTA
Encoded here:
- a CDS encoding MIP/aquaporin family protein, whose translation is MTPFIAEVIGTMLLILLGNGVVANVVLKDTKGNNSGWIVITTAWALAVFVGVTVAGPISGAHLNPAVTIGLATAGKFAWDLVPSYIAAQMIGGMLGAFLVWLFHKDHFAITEDEGAKLACFSTGPAIRKTSSNLISEIIGTFVLVFCVFYFADPSISLQADPTAKVGLGSIGAIPVTFVVWAIGLSLGGTTGYAINPARDLAPRIMHAILPVKGSSDWGYAWIPVVGPVTGAIIAAVLYGFLK